The following proteins come from a genomic window of Microbacterium lemovicicum:
- a CDS encoding 3-oxoacid CoA-transferase subunit B: MTTTITRDELAARIAADIPEGAYVNLGIGAPTLVANFLPDDLEIILHTENGLLGMGEAPPAGMIDPDLINAGKQPVTALPGAAYFHHADSFAMMRGGHLDVCVLGAFQVSERGDLANWSTGAPGAIPAVGGAMDLAIGAKSVYVMTDLLTKTGESKLVAACTYPLTGVGCVTRVYTDHAIFDVTPHGFSVREAFGDNTVETLEALTGLSLGSADASRDADAAASAEGN; this comes from the coding sequence ATGACCACCACCATCACCCGCGACGAGCTCGCCGCGCGCATCGCCGCCGACATCCCCGAGGGCGCCTACGTGAACCTCGGCATCGGCGCGCCGACGCTCGTTGCCAACTTCCTGCCCGACGACCTCGAGATCATCCTGCACACCGAGAACGGCCTGCTCGGCATGGGCGAGGCGCCGCCGGCCGGCATGATCGACCCCGACCTCATCAACGCCGGCAAGCAGCCCGTCACCGCCCTGCCCGGGGCGGCGTACTTCCACCACGCGGACTCGTTCGCGATGATGCGCGGCGGGCACCTCGACGTCTGCGTGCTCGGCGCCTTCCAGGTCTCCGAGCGCGGCGACCTCGCCAACTGGTCGACCGGTGCGCCCGGGGCGATCCCCGCGGTCGGCGGTGCCATGGACCTCGCCATCGGCGCCAAGTCGGTCTACGTCATGACCGACCTGCTCACCAAGACCGGCGAGTCCAAGCTCGTCGCGGCCTGCACCTACCCGCTGACCGGCGTCGGCTGCGTCACCCGCGTCTACACCGATCACGCGATCTTCGACGTCACGCCCCACGGGTTCTCCGTCCGCGAGGCGTTCGGCGACAACACCGTCGAGACGCTGGAGGCCCTCACCGGCCTGTCGCTGGGCTCGGCGGACGCTTCACGAGACGCGGATGCCGCGGCATCCGCCGAAGGGAACTGA
- a CDS encoding 3-oxoacid CoA-transferase subunit A produces MIDKTVTDAAAAVAGVQDGSTVMIGGFGRAGQPVELIDALIAQGAGDLTIVNNNAGNGDTGLAALLATGRVRRIICSFPRQHDSWVFDGLYRAGKIELEIVPQGNLAERIRAAGAGIGAFFSPTGVGTELAEGRESREIDGRQYVLEYPITADVALISAWRGDRWGNLVFRETARNFGPIMATAATTTIAQVDEVVPLGALPPETVVTPGIFVDRVVPVGERRWLEDGRFIGGVDIEGRPLEDSAAPGAAASVEGKRS; encoded by the coding sequence ATGATCGACAAGACCGTGACGGATGCCGCGGCCGCGGTCGCCGGCGTGCAGGACGGATCCACCGTGATGATCGGCGGCTTCGGCCGTGCCGGCCAGCCCGTGGAGCTGATCGACGCCCTCATTGCGCAGGGCGCCGGCGACCTGACCATCGTGAACAACAACGCGGGCAACGGCGACACCGGCCTCGCCGCGCTGCTGGCCACCGGCCGCGTGCGCCGCATCATCTGCTCGTTCCCCCGCCAGCACGACTCGTGGGTCTTCGACGGCCTCTACCGCGCCGGAAAGATCGAGCTCGAGATCGTCCCGCAGGGCAACCTCGCCGAGCGCATCCGCGCCGCCGGCGCCGGCATCGGCGCCTTCTTCAGCCCGACCGGCGTCGGCACCGAGCTCGCCGAGGGTCGCGAGTCGCGCGAGATCGACGGCCGGCAGTACGTGCTGGAGTACCCGATCACGGCCGACGTCGCCCTCATCTCCGCCTGGCGCGGCGACCGCTGGGGCAACCTCGTCTTCCGCGAGACGGCCCGCAACTTCGGCCCCATCATGGCGACCGCGGCGACCACGACGATCGCGCAGGTCGACGAGGTCGTGCCGCTCGGCGCCCTGCCCCCCGAGACCGTCGTGACGCCGGGCATCTTCGTCGACCGCGTCGTGCCGGTGGGGGAGCGCCGCTGGCTCGAGGACGGCCGCTTCATCGGCGGCGTCGACATCGAGGGCCGTCCGCTGGAGGACTCCGCCGCACCCGGGGCCGCGGCATCCGTCGAAGGGAAGCGCTCATGA
- a CDS encoding cation:proton antiporter yields the protein MELGLYGIVAVAVIVAVAAFSKRLGIAAPIILVVVGVALSYLPGVPEIEVPHEIILDGLLPPILYAAAVAVPVMDFRRNLAPIAGLSVALVVVTAFATGTLLFFLLPDLNYAAAIALGAIISPPDAVAATSIGRRLGLPPRLLTLLEGEGLVNDATALVLLRSAVAAAAGGLASPWAGVTDFLYAAALAIVIGIVAGIVTVWVRSKLSDPVLDTAISLAVPFVAFTPAESIGASGILAVVVAGLYTGHAAPRAFSPQSRISDRINWRTIQFLLENGVFLLIGLEIRTLIEDADPEVFSVEASFGIGLLATVVLIVIRYLWVGPLIVALRLRERHAERTTYRALLALYYFRAHPSRTKREARLRNRLERDYGRRRGDLEQQRQERIDWRGGIVLGWAGMRGVVTLAAAQSLPLETPYRPQLILIAFTVAVASIVLQGGTLPWLIRILGVQGVDAREDRREVAELLETLSNAGIEELERVVSESDRPYDPDVVERARQSTFLRTEAAWERVDRGRNEVDEPHRLFRELRLTIVAAEREKMLELRALGNHPSRILAEAQSLLDLEETRLQRRPGAH from the coding sequence ATGGAGCTCGGCCTGTACGGCATCGTCGCGGTCGCGGTGATCGTCGCCGTCGCGGCGTTCTCGAAGCGCCTGGGCATCGCGGCGCCCATCATCCTCGTGGTCGTCGGCGTGGCGCTGAGCTACCTGCCCGGGGTGCCCGAGATCGAGGTGCCTCACGAGATCATCCTCGACGGGCTGCTGCCGCCGATCCTCTACGCCGCCGCGGTCGCCGTGCCGGTGATGGACTTCCGCCGCAACCTCGCACCCATCGCGGGCCTGTCCGTCGCGCTCGTCGTCGTCACGGCCTTCGCGACCGGCACCCTCCTCTTCTTCCTCCTGCCCGACCTGAACTACGCGGCGGCCATCGCGTTGGGCGCGATCATCAGCCCGCCCGACGCCGTGGCCGCGACCTCCATCGGACGCCGGCTCGGACTGCCCCCGCGACTGCTCACCCTGCTGGAGGGAGAAGGACTCGTCAACGACGCGACGGCCCTGGTGCTGCTGCGCTCCGCGGTCGCCGCCGCGGCGGGCGGTCTCGCATCACCATGGGCGGGGGTCACGGACTTCCTCTACGCCGCCGCCCTCGCGATCGTGATCGGCATCGTCGCCGGCATCGTCACGGTGTGGGTGCGCTCCAAGCTCTCCGACCCCGTGCTCGACACCGCCATCAGCCTCGCCGTGCCGTTCGTCGCATTCACCCCCGCCGAGTCCATCGGCGCATCGGGCATCCTCGCCGTCGTCGTCGCCGGGCTCTACACGGGGCATGCGGCGCCGCGCGCGTTCTCGCCGCAGTCGCGCATCAGCGACCGCATCAACTGGCGCACGATCCAGTTCCTCCTCGAGAACGGGGTGTTCCTGCTCATCGGGCTGGAGATCCGCACGCTCATCGAGGACGCCGACCCCGAGGTGTTCAGCGTCGAGGCCTCGTTCGGCATCGGCCTGCTCGCGACCGTCGTGCTCATCGTGATCCGGTACCTGTGGGTGGGCCCGCTCATCGTGGCCCTGCGCCTGCGCGAGCGGCACGCGGAGCGGACGACCTATCGCGCGCTGCTGGCGCTCTACTACTTCCGCGCGCATCCGAGCCGCACGAAGCGGGAGGCCCGGCTCCGCAACCGCCTCGAGCGCGACTACGGGCGACGCCGCGGCGACCTCGAGCAGCAGCGGCAGGAGCGCATCGACTGGCGCGGCGGAATCGTGCTCGGCTGGGCCGGCATGCGCGGCGTCGTCACGCTCGCGGCCGCGCAGTCGCTGCCCCTCGAGACGCCCTACCGCCCCCAGCTGATCCTGATCGCGTTCACGGTGGCCGTGGCATCCATCGTCCTGCAGGGCGGCACGCTGCCGTGGCTCATCCGGATCCTCGGCGTGCAGGGCGTGGACGCGCGGGAGGACCGCCGCGAGGTCGCGGAGCTGCTGGAGACGCTGAGCAACGCGGGCATCGAGGAGCTGGAACGAGTGGTCAGCGAGAGCGACCGCCCCTACGACCCGGATGTCGTGGAGCGCGCCCGGCAGTCGACGTTCCTGCGCACGGAGGCCGCGTGGGAGCGCGTCGACCGCGGACGCAACGAGGTGGACGAGCCGCACCGGCTCTTCCGCGAGCTGCGGCTCACGATCGTCGCGGCCGAGCGGGAGAAGATGCTCGAGCTCCGCGCCCTCGGCAACCACCCGTCGCGCATCCTCGCGGAGGCGCAGTCGCTGCTCGACCTGGAGGAGACGCGCCTGCAGCGCCGCCCGGGCGCGCACTGA
- the pcaC gene encoding 4-carboxymuconolactone decarboxylase: MRPDGDGLTDQERYDQGMEVRRAVLSDAHVDRSTAAATSLTAEWQDFITRVAWGDVWSRPGLDRRSRSIAVLSSLIAHGHHEEFAMHLRAARRNGLTLDEIKEVILQSAVYSGVPAANTAYRIAGEVFGDEL; the protein is encoded by the coding sequence ATGAGACCCGACGGCGACGGACTGACCGACCAGGAGCGCTACGACCAGGGGATGGAGGTGCGCCGGGCCGTGCTGTCCGACGCGCACGTCGACCGGTCGACGGCGGCGGCGACGTCGCTCACCGCCGAGTGGCAGGACTTCATCACCCGTGTCGCGTGGGGCGACGTGTGGTCGCGGCCCGGCCTCGACCGCCGGTCGCGCTCGATCGCGGTGCTGTCCTCGCTCATCGCGCACGGTCACCACGAGGAGTTCGCGATGCACCTGCGCGCCGCGCGGCGCAACGGGCTCACGCTCGACGAGATCAAGGAAGTGATCCTGCAGAGCGCGGTGTACTCGGGCGTCCCCGCGGCCAACACGGCCTACCGCATCGCGGGCGAGGTCTTCGGCGACGAGCTCTGA
- a CDS encoding alpha/beta fold hydrolase, with protein MTVPAIALTAWQGPNDAPIVVLGPSLGTSTILWEDVVPALAARYRVVAWDLPGHGDSAPATQAFTVDDLADAVVDAIDEPFVYAGVSLGGAVGLTLALRHPSLVHRAAIVASGAKLGEPDSWAERATQVRAQSTSSLISASAGRWFAPESMARRPELSGRLLHALQDADDESYALCCEALAAYDLRADLGGIDLPVLAVWGEHDAVAPQEKAVEIAEGVRDGRALRIDGAAHLPPAEQPEAVASALLAFFEENR; from the coding sequence ATGACCGTCCCCGCGATCGCCCTCACCGCCTGGCAGGGCCCGAACGACGCGCCGATCGTCGTCCTCGGCCCCTCCCTCGGCACCTCGACCATCCTGTGGGAGGACGTCGTCCCAGCCCTCGCCGCGCGGTACCGCGTGGTCGCGTGGGACCTCCCGGGGCACGGCGACTCCGCACCGGCGACTCAGGCGTTCACCGTCGACGATCTCGCCGACGCCGTCGTCGACGCGATCGACGAGCCCTTCGTCTACGCGGGGGTGTCGCTCGGCGGTGCCGTCGGGCTGACGCTGGCGCTGCGGCATCCGTCGCTCGTGCACCGTGCGGCCATCGTCGCGTCGGGCGCGAAGCTCGGAGAGCCCGACAGCTGGGCGGAGCGCGCGACGCAGGTGCGCGCGCAGTCGACCTCGAGCCTCATCTCCGCCTCGGCCGGGCGCTGGTTCGCGCCGGAGTCCATGGCGCGCCGCCCCGAGCTGTCGGGGCGTCTCCTCCACGCCCTGCAGGACGCCGACGACGAGAGCTATGCCCTGTGCTGCGAGGCGCTCGCGGCCTACGACCTGCGGGCCGACCTCGGCGGCATCGACCTGCCGGTCCTGGCCGTCTGGGGCGAGCATGATGCGGTCGCGCCGCAGGAGAAGGCCGTCGAGATCGCCGAGGGCGTCCGCGACGGCCGTGCGCTGCGCATCGACGGTGCTGCGCACCTCCCACCCGCCGAGCAGCCGGAGGCCGTGGCATCCGCTCTGCTCGCCTTCTTCGAGGAGAACCGATGA
- a CDS encoding lyase family protein, whose translation MSAIDSGLLSPVTTGHDELVDDAAFLDAAIRAEVALVRAYAVVGVAPASAADGIVDALGVDGDGRGAGAGRPSDRIDLDRLVAASVAGGNPIIPLVGLLRELVPAETRVWVHRGATSQDIWDTAIMDVAARAVAQVRTSLAEAADALLTLAEAHVGAVAAARTLTQHAVPTTIGARAAGWSRAVERAAARLEGLKFPAQLGGAGGTRASFVEVTGSVEGAQALVAAYAGVEEAPAPWHVDRAPVTEIGDALVAALDALGKFAGDVTTLSRTEIGEVSEGEGGGSSAMPQKQNPTEAVLIRSAALRAPQLAATLHLASALAVDERPDGAWHAEWPTLRELLRLALGSSAHAAHLAAHLRVDAAAARANLASSGGLIVAERLSIALAPLLGTAAVAAIVADVGSGADLADRVRAAAGTAGVEVDVDALVDPANYTGVAGALVADARAAHDARAAHAESAPARPASSETAQPGPAGTRPEGGGR comes from the coding sequence GTGAGTGCCATCGATTCCGGCCTGCTGTCGCCCGTGACCACCGGCCACGACGAGCTCGTCGACGACGCCGCGTTCCTCGACGCCGCGATCCGCGCCGAGGTCGCGCTGGTGCGCGCCTACGCCGTGGTCGGGGTCGCTCCCGCATCGGCGGCCGACGGGATCGTCGACGCCCTCGGCGTCGACGGTGACGGACGCGGCGCGGGTGCCGGGCGACCGAGCGACCGGATCGACCTCGACCGCCTGGTCGCGGCCTCCGTCGCCGGCGGCAATCCGATCATCCCGCTGGTGGGCCTGCTCAGGGAGCTCGTGCCCGCGGAGACCCGCGTGTGGGTGCACCGCGGAGCGACGAGTCAGGACATCTGGGACACGGCGATCATGGATGTCGCGGCCCGCGCCGTCGCGCAGGTGCGCACCTCGCTCGCCGAGGCCGCCGACGCGCTGCTGACCCTGGCCGAGGCGCACGTGGGTGCCGTCGCCGCGGCGCGCACGCTGACGCAGCACGCGGTGCCCACGACGATCGGCGCCCGCGCGGCGGGGTGGTCCCGCGCCGTCGAGCGCGCCGCGGCCCGGCTGGAGGGGCTAAAGTTCCCCGCGCAGCTCGGTGGCGCGGGGGGAACGCGTGCCTCGTTCGTCGAGGTGACGGGATCGGTCGAGGGCGCCCAGGCGCTCGTGGCCGCCTACGCCGGAGTCGAGGAGGCACCCGCGCCGTGGCACGTCGACCGCGCGCCGGTGACGGAGATCGGCGACGCGCTCGTGGCGGCGCTCGACGCGCTCGGCAAGTTCGCCGGTGACGTCACGACGCTCAGCCGCACCGAGATCGGCGAGGTCTCCGAGGGCGAGGGCGGCGGGTCGTCGGCCATGCCGCAGAAGCAGAACCCGACCGAGGCGGTGCTCATCCGCTCGGCCGCCCTGCGGGCTCCGCAGCTGGCCGCGACCCTGCATCTCGCGTCGGCGCTCGCCGTCGACGAGCGTCCCGACGGCGCGTGGCACGCCGAATGGCCCACGCTGCGCGAGCTGCTGCGCCTCGCCCTGGGGTCCTCGGCCCACGCGGCGCACCTCGCCGCGCATCTGCGGGTGGACGCCGCCGCCGCGCGCGCGAACCTCGCGTCCTCCGGCGGCCTCATCGTCGCGGAGCGGCTGTCGATCGCGCTCGCACCGCTGCTCGGCACAGCGGCCGTCGCGGCGATCGTCGCCGACGTCGGTAGCGGCGCCGACCTCGCCGACCGTGTGCGTGCGGCCGCCGGGACCGCGGGCGTCGAGGTCGACGTCGACGCCCTGGTCGATCCCGCGAACTACACCGGCGTGGCGGGCGCGCTCGTCGCGGACGCCCGCGCCGCGCACGACGCCCGCGCGGCGCATGCGGAATCCGCGCCGGCCCGGCCCGCGTCATCCGAGACCGCGCAGCCCGGCCCGGCCGGGACACGACCCGAAGGAGGCGGACGATGA
- the pcaG gene encoding protocatechuate 3,4-dioxygenase subunit alpha: MPTPTTPRTHAATPGQTIGPFFAFGLDYDKKHEVAFPHSPGAIVVGGILRDGAGQPIPDAIVEVWGADADGTVPRGRGSRRRDDHTFTGFGRSATTDEGRFEFWTRNPGSIDGRAPFFAVVVFARGLPDKLHTRIYLPEDEAALAADPLLSSLDADERATLIATRLPDGSLQHDIRLQGEGETVFLTF; encoded by the coding sequence ATGCCCACGCCCACCACCCCCAGGACGCACGCGGCGACGCCGGGCCAGACGATCGGCCCGTTCTTCGCCTTCGGCCTCGACTACGACAAGAAGCACGAGGTCGCCTTCCCGCACAGCCCCGGCGCGATCGTCGTCGGCGGCATCCTGCGCGACGGCGCGGGTCAGCCCATCCCCGACGCCATCGTCGAGGTCTGGGGGGCGGACGCCGACGGCACCGTCCCGCGCGGTCGCGGCTCGCGCCGGCGCGACGACCACACCTTCACCGGCTTCGGCCGCTCGGCCACCACCGACGAGGGGCGGTTCGAGTTCTGGACCCGCAACCCCGGATCGATCGACGGGCGCGCGCCGTTCTTCGCGGTCGTCGTGTTCGCCCGCGGACTGCCGGACAAGCTGCACACGCGCATCTACCTCCCGGAGGACGAGGCGGCGCTCGCCGCCGACCCGCTGCTGTCGTCGCTGGACGCCGACGAGCGCGCTACGCTCATCGCGACCCGCCTGCCCGACGGCAGCCTGCAGCACGACATCCGGCTGCAGGGCGAGGGCGAGACCGTCTTCCTGACGTTCTGA
- the pcaH gene encoding protocatechuate 3,4-dioxygenase subunit beta: protein MTGPDAPTDPAETHETGDNGETFRSSVVLEQTAAAPETLLASADMPTQTQITREIEEIAADVARRDAAGESGRATLHDYAPYRSSILRHPTKNPRLVDPETIELYSPAFGQRDVAAIESDLTLQHRGEPQGERITVQGRLLDSWGRPLRNQLLEIWQANAAGRYIHQRDQHPAPLDPNFTGAGRTVTNDDGEYFFTTIKPGPYPWKNHVNAWRPAHIHFSVFGSGFTQRLITQMYFPGDPLFALDPIYNTIPRQADRDRLIGAYDHDLTVPEFSMGYRWDIVVDGPDATWFEQEDEH from the coding sequence ACGGATCCTGCCGAGACCCACGAGACAGGCGACAACGGCGAGACGTTCCGCTCGTCCGTCGTGCTCGAGCAGACCGCGGCGGCCCCCGAGACGCTGCTCGCGTCGGCCGACATGCCGACGCAGACGCAGATCACCCGCGAGATCGAGGAGATCGCCGCCGACGTCGCCCGCCGCGACGCCGCGGGCGAGAGCGGCCGTGCGACGCTGCACGACTACGCGCCCTACCGCTCCAGCATCCTGCGCCACCCGACGAAGAACCCGCGGCTGGTCGATCCCGAGACGATCGAGCTGTACTCGCCGGCCTTCGGCCAACGCGATGTCGCGGCCATCGAGTCGGATCTGACGCTCCAGCACCGCGGCGAGCCGCAGGGCGAGCGCATCACGGTGCAGGGCCGGCTGCTCGATTCCTGGGGCCGCCCGCTGCGCAACCAGCTCCTGGAGATCTGGCAGGCCAACGCCGCAGGGCGCTACATCCACCAGCGCGACCAGCATCCCGCTCCGCTCGACCCGAACTTCACGGGTGCCGGCCGCACCGTCACGAACGACGACGGCGAGTACTTCTTCACCACGATCAAGCCCGGCCCGTATCCGTGGAAGAACCACGTGAACGCGTGGCGTCCGGCGCACATCCACTTCTCCGTGTTCGGCAGCGGATTCACCCAGCGCCTCATCACGCAGATGTACTTCCCGGGCGACCCGCTCTTCGCGCTCGACCCGATCTACAACACCATTCCGCGCCAGGCGGACCGCGACCGCCTGATCGGCGCCTACGACCACGACCTGACGGTGCCCGAGTTCTCCATGGGGTACCGCTGGGACATCGTCGTCGACGGTCCGGATGCCACGTGGTTCGAGCAGGAGGACGAGCACTGA